From the Cohaesibacter sp. ES.047 genome, the window ATCTTGATCCGGCGTCCACCAACCGCCGGCGGCGGATGGGACTCGGTCGAATGCTTGAGCCAACGATTGAGACGCGAGGTTGATACACGGCGGTTCCAGACTTCGTAGATATCAAGAACCGACTGCATCAACCGATCCAGATTCTTGCCCGTCAGGCCGGAAATCGGAACCAGCGGCACGCCGCGCATCTGCGGCAGCAAACGCCCCGCCTTCTCTTTCAGCTCAGCGAGGGTCTCCTGCGGATTTTCAACCAGATCCCACTTGTTGAGAGCGATGACAATCGCGCGCCCTTCGCGCCCAACCAGATCGGCGATCTGCAGATCCTGCTTTTCAAAAGGCTTGGTGACGTCGAGCGTTACAACAACGACTTCAGCAAACTGTATTGACCGCAGGGCGTCAGAGACCGACAGCTTTTCAAGTTTTTCCTGCACCCGCGCCTTGCGCCGCATGCCAGCCGTATCAAACAGCTTGAAGGTGCGATCCCGGAATTCCCAGTTGACCGAAATGGAATCCCGCGTGATGCCAGCCTCAGGACCGGTCAGCAGACGCTCCTGTCCGATGAGGTGGTTGATCAACGTCGACTTGCCCGCGTTGGGACGCCCGACAATGGCCACCCGCAAGGGCTTGGCCGGATCATACAGCGGGGCCTCGGATTCATCATCCTCGATATCCACGTCGACCGCCGGTCCCTCATCGTCGGCCAGAAGTGCATCCAGCTCCGGATCGGCCGCTTCCGGCCCGAGCGCGGCAAGAATCTTTTCCTCCAGCTTGACCAGCTCTTCATAGATATCGGCCATGCCGATCCCATGCTCAGCCGAGACCGCGACAGGCTCGCCCAGCCCTAAAGAAAAGGCTTCATAAAAGCCTGCATCAGAGGCACGCCCCTCAGCCTTGTTGGCAAGCAGGATCGTCGGCTTGCCAGACTTCAGAACCATGGAGGCGAAATGCTCATCCATGGGCGTGACGCCAGCGCGGGCATCCATCATGAACAACACCACGTCCGCCATCGCAACGGCTTCCTCGGTCTGCAGACGCATGCGGGTTTCGAGCGCATTCTCATCGGCAACTTCAAGACCGGCGGTATCGATGATATTGATCGCAATATCACCAATCGTCGCTTCGCTTTCGCGGCGATCGCGGGTCACCCCCGGCCGGTCATCCACCAGCGCCAGCTTCTTGCCGACCAGCCGGTTAAACAGCGTCGACTTGCCAACATTCGGTCGGCCAACGATGGCCACATTCAGTTTCATTTCTCGTCGTCCAAACTAGCAAGATCCTCGCTCTGTCTTTATCGCCCGTTCAGACGGCGACTGGCGAACAAGGATCGGTTGCCAACAAACGGGGCACAAACTTGCAAACCCCATCAAATAGCACAGAACCCCGAGGGTGTCGAAACTCCCCCGGGGCATTGATGAATATCAGACCTTTTTGGGGTCTTGTGTGTCAGTTATAGCCCGACAGGCGTCCAGAACCGCTGAGCGTGATCAGACGTCCACCAACCGCAATCGGTGCAATATAGACGGGATCATTGATATCCCGGGTCACGCTGATCTGGCCGGTTTTCGGGTCCACCCCGGCCAATTGCCCCTCGCTCGAAGCGAACCACAAACGGCTGCCAGCAAGGATCGGTCCGGCCCAGGTCGATCTTTTCTTCTTCTCTCTAATCGATGGCAACTTGCTTGACCAGCGAATTTTGCCATTCTTGCGATTGAGGGCAAAGACGCGATCATCCAGATCGATCACGAACATACTGTTGCCGGACACGACGGGAGCATGGCTCGACCCGATCGAGCGATCCCACAAGCGATCACCGTCCTTCAACCGCAACGCGGCAGTGTTGCCGCTGACGCTTGAGACATAGGCAACGCCGTCATCGATAACAGGCCCACCAGCAATCGAGGAAATACCAGAGACAGCGAACCGGCGCGTGCCCCTGACGACCGTATCGGACCAGATCATTTCGCCGTCATTGAGATTAAGCGCCACCAGCTCGCCCGACGTTCCGGTGAACAGGACGGTTTTGCCACTGACCGCAGGCGCAGCCGCGCCGACCAGTCCAGTGCCTTCAGGAATGCCATTGAATGCCCACAGCTCGGTGCCGTCGGATACACTGACCGCATAGATCGAGTTGGTCGCCGTCACAGCCAAGACCTTGTCGCCCACGACCACAGGAGCCCCGCGCGCAGGCGCATCAAGCTGGAACGTCCACAAGCGACGGCCCGACCCACCTTCCAAAGCGATCAACTCACTGAAGCCGGTTGCCGCAAACACCCGGGCGCTGTCCATAGCGACAGCACCACCCGGCGCAATACCCTTTTCATTTTCAGGTCGAACAGAGACCTTCCAGATGCGGCCACCGTTGCTCGCATTGATCAGCGCAACCTCACCGTTGGGAGAATAGACCGCAACACGACCACCATAGGATACCGGGCGGGCACCAGCGCGAGCGTTGTCTTCACCACCACGAATGGCAGCTTCGGCACTCCACACACGCGAGCCCTGCCCGCTATAGGAAACGTTTGGTGGATTGTTGGTCAGCGGACCACCAACCTGCCCCCAGGAGGTAAAGGCAACCGCCCCACCGATGGAAACAGGTGAGGAATCCTCGGATTCGATCGCTTCATCCGTGGCGAACATTGACTGGCGCTCACCGGGAAGGATCACTTCCTTCTCCTTGAACGGGTTCACACTGTCAGCAACGTCGGTAACACTCGCACAGCCCGCCAACAGTCCAGCAACAATCAGGGTTGCCACAGACAGGGAAGCAAAAGAGCGACCGGCTCCTTTATAAAGAGCGCGCATTTGCGTCATTAACTCGTCTCCTTGGCCTGCGGTGCGATCTTGGACCGCAGGAAGCCAGTGTAGATTTCCGCGCGCTGGCGCATCTGGGACGGGGTTTCCGCATCCGCCGCGATCCGCTCGGCAATGGGAAGCGCCTTGTCAAACGCCCCTTGTTCGATATGGGCGAGCATAACCAGCTCACGGGCACTGTGACGATAGGCATTGTTGTCCATCAGCCCCGAGAGCTGAACGATCACCTCATCCGCCTTGCCCTGATCGAGCAGCAACATGTTGGCACGAATGCGCGCCAGATCCTGAATCACGGACTGAACGTCGGCATCGGAGGCAACCGAATTATAGATGGAAATCGCTTCGTCGACGTCCCCCGTCGAAGCCTTTTCGGCTGCGATGCGCATTTCAGCAAGCATCGGATATCCGCCACTTCCATCAGCCGCGAGCGCTTCCAGCGCCTCAACGGCCTTTGCCTGCTCGCCTGCCTCCGACAAATCCAGAGCAGCAACAAGAGCATCCCCGGACTGGGCCGCCTGCGTTTGGCGCCAATAGTCATAGCCTTTGGACGCGGCGGTCCCAACAACGATCAGAAGGGCAAAGCCGATGACGAAGGGGCCAAACCTGTCCCACAACTTCCGGATTTGCTCATTGCGGATCTCTTCATCGACCTCGCGAATAAAATCGGACTCTGACATTCTTCCTCACTTGTCGTGGCCGCGACGCACGGGTCGCATCTCACACTACTCTTAATCGTTGAAACAGGACTGGCTGTCCCGTATCTGATCGTTTCTGCTTCGTCGCCCGGCTCACAGCGGGCGTCAAGGCCAATTCCGTTGCCGGACATTAGCGGCTCAGATCGCAGGACGCAATCACCCCAAGCCCTTTCAGCGGTCGATCGCGCCGGTTTATGACAGACAAATGCACACTTGTGCACCCTAGTGCCGCATGAAACACCGCGCACACCCCAGCACCTTGGCAGACAGTCCGCCGGTCACGTCTATGTCCGAAGCCATTGTGGCAGCATTTGGATCAGCTTAACGCACTCAGCCGCTTTTATCAGTCAAGACACAGAAATCAGCCCAGTGGCGCAACATCAAACAGCCATTCGTGAAGCCAGAAGACCATGGCCACATAGAAGACAAGACCGAGCACAACGGCGAGAATGTCATATTTCACTTGCCCTTGCGGTATAACCACAAGACCAGCCCGAATGCGCCGCTTGAGCGAGATGCGATAGGAGACGGCAAACAACAGGAAGAAGACAAACAGCATCACATCTGCAACCGACCCGTTTGCGATCAGATGCGCCAGCGCCCAGATCTTGATTGCAACGGAAAAAGGCGACGTCAGCCATTGCTTCAACTTGCCCGCAAACGGAGCCGCAAATCCGATGATACAGGCGAACAGCATCAGAGTTGCCGCAAGGTGACGCGTCCAGATCGGCGGATACCACAGCATGATCTCGTTGCGGCTATCGAAATAGCCCTTCAAGATAAGAGCGATGGAGACCAGCGCAACCACCCCATGCAGCATGCGATAGCCCATCAGCCCCAACCGGGAGGTCAGCTTTTCCTTGGTTTCAGGCGATTGCGGAATGAGGTGAATGGCCAGGAAGAGCACGAAGCCAAGAATCATGAACAGCATGAGGATGATCCAGTCAAATGAGAAGACAGTCTGTAAGGCTCGCACGCAAGCAACACCGCGTGTCTGGTCATCACCGGAAGACATCCGTCAGGTCACAGCGAGCCGTAAAAAGCGATAGCGGCTGAGCCGGTCAGAGTCAATTGTTGAGCACCAAGCTCCAAATATTTGACTTGCCCGTTTCCGCGGCTCAGCGCATTGCCCAAGAAAAAATGACACCCCCTCGAAACTTGAGGTTGCACGGGGCCAAACATCAGCATTTTTCATACAGACCGTGGCAAATCGCCTACATCCAGCGATTTCAGCACAAAATGTTATTGACGACACCCGTGGCTTCGCCCACCCTGAAGATCTGCAAAGATAAGTAGACTATCGATCCCGTCCGCAACCCTAGAGTTTCGGCAAAAGAGCGCTCTGACCAATGAGTTCTCAGGCCAATGTACGGAAAGAAACAGTCATGCCTATTTCTCTGAAAGACGCCATGCAGCTTCTGGAAGGCAAACGCATTGAAGTCAGCGTCCTGAGCGAGACGACAAAGCAAGCACGCGCGGTTGTCGAGCTGGACCAACCGAGTGTCGGTCGCCTGTCCCGAATGGATGCGCTACAGAGTCAGGCCATGGCTCAGGAGGTTGAGCGCCGCCGGGAGCTGGAATTGCTGCGCATCGAACAGGCGGTCAAGCGGCTGGAAAGCGGCGACTTCGGCTACTGCATCGAATGCGACGCCGAGATACCGCTCAAGCGACTAGAAATAGACCCCACAGCAACGCACTGTGTAAAATGTGCAGAGGCTGAGGAAAAGCGGAAGAAAAACTGAATAATATCCCCGCTATTCAAGTTGAAACGCAGTCCCTACTCCGATTGAACCACTCAACGG encodes:
- the der gene encoding ribosome biogenesis GTPase Der translates to MKLNVAIVGRPNVGKSTLFNRLVGKKLALVDDRPGVTRDRRESEATIGDIAINIIDTAGLEVADENALETRMRLQTEEAVAMADVVLFMMDARAGVTPMDEHFASMVLKSGKPTILLANKAEGRASDAGFYEAFSLGLGEPVAVSAEHGIGMADIYEELVKLEEKILAALGPEAADPELDALLADDEGPAVDVDIEDDESEAPLYDPAKPLRVAIVGRPNAGKSTLINHLIGQERLLTGPEAGITRDSISVNWEFRDRTFKLFDTAGMRRKARVQEKLEKLSVSDALRSIQFAEVVVVTLDVTKPFEKQDLQIADLVGREGRAIVIALNKWDLVENPQETLAELKEKAGRLLPQMRGVPLVPISGLTGKNLDRLMQSVLDIYEVWNRRVSTSRLNRWLKHSTESHPPPAVGGRRIKIRYATQIKARPPTFVVMCSRPEALPDSYTRYLLNDLRDMFKIPAVPVRMLMRKGDNPYAAKAAKRKIH
- a CDS encoding PQQ-binding-like beta-propeller repeat protein, producing MTQMRALYKGAGRSFASLSVATLIVAGLLAGCASVTDVADSVNPFKEKEVILPGERQSMFATDEAIESEDSSPVSIGGAVAFTSWGQVGGPLTNNPPNVSYSGQGSRVWSAEAAIRGGEDNARAGARPVSYGGRVAVYSPNGEVALINASNGGRIWKVSVRPENEKGIAPGGAVAMDSARVFAATGFSELIALEGGSGRRLWTFQLDAPARGAPVVVGDKVLAVTATNSIYAVSVSDGTELWAFNGIPEGTGLVGAAAPAVSGKTVLFTGTSGELVALNLNDGEMIWSDTVVRGTRRFAVSGISSIAGGPVIDDGVAYVSSVSGNTAALRLKDGDRLWDRSIGSSHAPVVSGNSMFVIDLDDRVFALNRKNGKIRWSSKLPSIREKKKRSTWAGPILAGSRLWFASSEGQLAGVDPKTGQISVTRDINDPVYIAPIAVGGRLITLSGSGRLSGYN
- a CDS encoding tetratricopeptide repeat protein, encoding MSESDFIREVDEEIRNEQIRKLWDRFGPFVIGFALLIVVGTAASKGYDYWRQTQAAQSGDALVAALDLSEAGEQAKAVEALEALAADGSGGYPMLAEMRIAAEKASTGDVDEAISIYNSVASDADVQSVIQDLARIRANMLLLDQGKADEVIVQLSGLMDNNAYRHSARELVMLAHIEQGAFDKALPIAERIAADAETPSQMRQRAEIYTGFLRSKIAPQAKETS
- a CDS encoding NnrU family protein, which encodes MLFMILGFVLFLAIHLIPQSPETKEKLTSRLGLMGYRMLHGVVALVSIALILKGYFDSRNEIMLWYPPIWTRHLAATLMLFACIIGFAAPFAGKLKQWLTSPFSVAIKIWALAHLIANGSVADVMLFVFFLLFAVSYRISLKRRIRAGLVVIPQGQVKYDILAVVLGLVFYVAMVFWLHEWLFDVAPLG
- a CDS encoding TraR/DksA family transcriptional regulator, whose protein sequence is MPISLKDAMQLLEGKRIEVSVLSETTKQARAVVELDQPSVGRLSRMDALQSQAMAQEVERRRELELLRIEQAVKRLESGDFGYCIECDAEIPLKRLEIDPTATHCVKCAEAEEKRKKN